From the Polaribacter tangerinus genome, the window AATATCACTCCACCAAACTAAATCTTCGGTTACACTGTCTTTAACAATAAATCTATCTTTTGGAGACCTTCCTGTAAATTCTCCTGTTCGAATTGCTATAGCACCCAATGCAGTTTCTTCTCCTTGATTTTTAAGTAAAGTTTCTTTATGTAACTCACTAGAGGACAGTTGATAACGAATTGTAGCATTGTTGATTCCTAAATCTTCTAACGAAATCGATTTCGTATTAAGGTGTATCATTTGTTTAATTTTAGTTGTGTTTCAATAAATACTTCACAAAATTAAACAATAATTTTATATAGGACTACTTTATCTCTTTTTTTTGAAGATATCTTATTTTTTTACCTTCATTTTAGTGAAATAAACAATCAACCCTATCCAACCTACCACTAAAAACAACCCACCTAGCGGAGTTAAATACCATATAAATTTAGGAGAAATAGACGCTAAATGAATAGCATAAATAGACCCTGAGAAAAAACAAATTCCAAGTATAAAAAGCATGGATAATCTGTTTTTCTGATTCTCTGAAAAACCATGAAATGTATTGATAAAAAGTAATACAAATACATGATAAAACTGATAACGTATGCCTGTTTGAAAACTATTTAAATCTTCTGGTGATAGTGTTTCTTTTAAAGCATGAGAGCCAAATGCACCTAATAATACAGCAAGCATTCCTAAAAAAGCAGTAATAATTAAATTTTTAAACATTTTTTATTGTTTTTGTTTAATTTCAAACATATTTTGTACCTTAGTGATAGAACAAAAATACATGATTATTTATGAGAAATATACTAATTATTGGTGCAGGTAAATCGAGTTCTTCTTTAATTAGATATTTATTAGAAAAATCTGACAGTGAAAAAATACACGTTACTATTGGAGATATCTCTAAAAATAACGCAGAAAAACTCATTAACAATCATAAAAATGCATCGGCAATAGTGTTAGATGTTTTCAAGAAAAACCAAAGAGAAAGCGCTTTAAAAAATGCTAATATCGTAATTTCTATGCTGCCTGCAAGGCATCACTTGTTAGTAGCTAAAGATTGTATAAAATTCAAAAAACACCTCGTTACTGCGTCTTATATTTCTGAGGAGATGAAAAAATTAGATGATGAAACTAAGAAAAATGGGCTCATTTTTATGAACGAGATTGGTGTAGACCCAGGTATAGATCATATGAGTGCTATGAAAGTTATAGATAGAGTTCGCAATAAAAATGGAAAAATGCTACTTTTTGAATCTTTTACAGGCGGTTTAGTGGCACCAGAAAGTGATACGAATCTTTGGAACTACAAATTTACTTGGAACCCTAGAAATGTAGTTTTAGCTGGTCAGGGAGGCAGTGCAAAATTTATTCAAGAAGGCACGTATAAATACATTCCTTACCACAAACTTTTTAGAAGAACTGAATTTTTAACGATAGATAATCATAAATTTGAAGCTTATGCAAATAGAGATTCTTTAAAATATAGAAGTATTTACGGGCTCGATAATATACCGACTATGTATAGAGGCACCATTAGAAAAGTTGGCTTCTCTAGGGCCTGGAATATATTTGTTCAGTTAGGAATGACAGACGAT encodes:
- a CDS encoding DUF423 domain-containing protein; amino-acid sequence: MFKNLIITAFLGMLAVLLGAFGSHALKETLSPEDLNSFQTGIRYQFYHVFVLLFINTFHGFSENQKNRLSMLFILGICFFSGSIYAIHLASISPKFIWYLTPLGGLFLVVGWIGLIVYFTKMKVKK
- a CDS encoding saccharopine dehydrogenase family protein; this translates as MRNILIIGAGKSSSSLIRYLLEKSDSEKIHVTIGDISKNNAEKLINNHKNASAIVLDVFKKNQRESALKNANIVISMLPARHHLLVAKDCIKFKKHLVTASYISEEMKKLDDETKKNGLIFMNEIGVDPGIDHMSAMKVIDRVRNKNGKMLLFESFTGGLVAPESDTNLWNYKFTWNPRNVVLAGQGGSAKFIQEGTYKYIPYHKLFRRTEFLTIDNHKFEAYANRDSLKYRSIYGLDNIPTMYRGTIRKVGFSRAWNIFVQLGMTDDSYTIENSENMSYRDFVNLFLAYSPTDSVELKLRSYLKIDQDDVMWEKLIELDLFNPNKKIGLKNATPAQILQKILEDSWTLQKEDKDMIVMQHLFGYEIAGKKYQIESSLTVLGENQTYTAMAKTVGLPVAIASLKILNKEIKTPGVQRPITKEVYEPILNELEKYGIKFTEKEVPYLGYNPNTLA